The stretch of DNA TTTAACACCGGCCAATTTCTCTATTCGAGCCAAATATTTTTGTGCATTAACAGGTAAATCTTCGTACCGTTTAACTTCGTTTGTGGATGTTTGCCATCCTTCGCACTCTTCATACACTGGCTCTGACTCATGTAACACATCTATATTAAGGGGGAAATCATAAATCATCTCACCCTTATATTTATATCCGGTACATATTTTTATTACCGGCAACTTGTCCAAAACATCCATCTTTGTTACCGCAAGGCTATCACAACCGTTGACACTAACCGCATGGCGAACAATAACAGCGTCAAACCATCCGCACCGTCGCGGCCGTTGTGTTGTTGCACCATATTCCAGACCTTCTTTTCTGATTTTTGCTGCTAAATCTTCAGGAAACTCAGTCGGAAACGGTCCTTCACCAACACGTGTTGTATACGCTTTTGCTATACCAATAACATTATCAATGCTTGTTGGCCCGACACCGGTACCGGTACAAGCACCGCCGGCAGTAGGATTCGATGAGGTTACAAAAGGATACGTACCAAAATCAACATCTAAGAGTGTTCCCTGAGCGCCTTCAAACAGGATATTTTTACCTTCTTTAATTGCACGATTAAGTAAAAGAGAAGTATTTGCGCTATACTTTCTTAATTTCTGGGCATAATCTGTATATGTCTCAAATATCTCATCAAAGGAGATTGGCTCCTCACCATATACTTTTTGAAGAACCAGATTTTTTTCCTCAAGATTAGCTTCAAGCTTTCTTTTAAATACGTCTTTATTGAGTAGATCACATAGCCTGATCCCTACACGAGAGAATTTATCCATATAGGCAGGTCCGATCCCCCGTCCAGTTGTGCCAATACGCAGAGAGCCCATTTTCTCTTCTTTAACAAGATCAAGCTTTCTATGATACGGAAAAATAATATGGCATGTTTCACTCACAAAAAGATTATTATCGATCGAGATGCCCTTTGTTGCCAATTCTTCAATTTCCTGTAAAAGCGCAAGCGGATCAACCACTACGCCATTACCGATCATGCATATTTTTCCTTTATGGAGTATTCCTGAAGGAATAAGATGGAGGATAAATTCTTCCGTACCGATCTTAACAGTATGCCCGGCATTATTACCGCCTTGAAAACGTATGACAACATCGGCTTTCTCAGTTAAAACATCTATGATCTTACCCTTACCTTCATCACCCCACTGCGCACCCACTAACACTAAATTTGGCATATTCTTCCTCACTCACGTTCAGCTAATTAATATCTTTAATCTCTATTATACGATAATTACATTTTCGTGCTATTCCAACAAAACAACTGTTGAGATTACTGTTTTTTGCCTACAAAAACAATCTATTTTTTATCAAATACTTCTTTTAACACTTCGTCTACACTCTTCACAAAAACATACTCAATATCATTTTTTACCTGCTTCGGCACAATATCAAGATCATTTTTGTTTGCCAGAGGCATGACTACTTTTTTAATATGTACCCTATGTGCCGCTATGGTCTTTTCCTTTACTCCTCCGATACGCAATA from Candidatus Ancaeobacter aquaticus encodes:
- a CDS encoding adenylosuccinate synthase codes for the protein MPNLVLVGAQWGDEGKGKIIDVLTEKADVVIRFQGGNNAGHTVKIGTEEFILHLIPSGILHKGKICMIGNGVVVDPLALLQEIEELATKGISIDNNLFVSETCHIIFPYHRKLDLVKEEKMGSLRIGTTGRGIGPAYMDKFSRVGIRLCDLLNKDVFKRKLEANLEEKNLVLQKVYGEEPISFDEIFETYTDYAQKLRKYSANTSLLLNRAIKEGKNILFEGAQGTLLDVDFGTYPFVTSSNPTAGGACTGTGVGPTSIDNVIGIAKAYTTRVGEGPFPTEFPEDLAAKIRKEGLEYGATTQRPRRCGWFDAVIVRHAVSVNGCDSLAVTKMDVLDKLPVIKICTGYKYKGEMIYDFPLNIDVLHESEPVYEECEGWQTSTNEVKRYEDLPVNAQKYLARIEKLAGVKIKIISVGAERGETLLLDSVF